The Apium graveolens cultivar Ventura unplaced genomic scaffold, ASM990537v1 ctg4370, whole genome shotgun sequence genome has a window encoding:
- the LOC141701776 gene encoding auxin efflux carrier component 5-like isoform X2: MEGCILIVSKAAVGTYMFCMGIFMAINKKIDENWSIGVPITGILWRFIMGPICWGLACLYLGLDGEVLKAAIIQATLPPSYLSFYYAQEYRLDIDCISHGRHFLEHTYLSIMLKNIDKISIALAMGLYS, from the exons ATGGAGGGATGTATTTTGATTGTGTCGAAAGCAGCCGTGGGCACTTACATGTTTTGCATGG GTATATTCATGGCAATTAATAAAAAGATAGATGAAAATTGGTCGATTGGAGTCCCTATTACCGGCATCCTTTGGAGGTTTATCATGGGACCAATTTGTTGGGGCCTTGCCTGTCTTTATTTAGGATTAGATGGTGAAGTGTTAAAGGCAGCAATAATCCAG GCGACACTTCCTCCATCATACTTATCTTTCTATTATGCTCAAGAATATAGACTAGATATCGATTGCATTAGCCATGG GCGACACTTCCTCGAGCATACTTATCTTTCTATTATGCTCAAGAATATAGACAAGATATCGATTGCATTAGCCATGG GCTTATACTCATGA
- the LOC141701776 gene encoding auxin efflux carrier component 5-like isoform X1, translating into MEGCILIVSKAAVGTYMFCMGIFMAINKKIDENWSIGVPITGILWRFIMGPICWGLACLYLGLDGEVLKAAIIQATLPPSYLSFYYAQEYRLDIDCISHGLILMTWKRN; encoded by the exons ATGGAGGGATGTATTTTGATTGTGTCGAAAGCAGCCGTGGGCACTTACATGTTTTGCATGG GTATATTCATGGCAATTAATAAAAAGATAGATGAAAATTGGTCGATTGGAGTCCCTATTACCGGCATCCTTTGGAGGTTTATCATGGGACCAATTTGTTGGGGCCTTGCCTGTCTTTATTTAGGATTAGATGGTGAAGTGTTAAAGGCAGCAATAATCCAG GCGACACTTCCTCCATCATACTTATCTTTCTATTATGCTCAAGAATATAGACTAGATATCGATTGCATTAGCCATGG GCTTATACTCATGACTTGGAAGCGAAACTGA